The following coding sequences lie in one Cyanobacterium sp. Dongsha4 genomic window:
- a CDS encoding DNA methyltransferase, with translation MTTNSQQNLEKFITFCQQHIKGQERKEAQIFLDRFFQGFGYDGALEAGAKYEEAIKKGSKKKNTGFADLVWKPKLLIEMKKRGEDLSKHYAQAFEYWSRLVPNRPRYVILCNFDEFWIFDFNLQLDEPVDIVKIEDLTHRQSAFNFMMRGDVKSIFKNNQVDVTEKAGRRLGELFQILQQRLNFRPPTPNSGGVITEKVTTLGDLGVNQTLKIQRFILQCVLAMFAEDRGLLPHNLFIRCVEECLEGASSYDVLGGLFREMNNRGVTPAGKYQGVEYFNGGLFSIVDAIELTKPELEILATVARQDWSKVRPAIFGNIFEGTVNAQQRHSYGIHYTSEADIMKIVRPTISKYWEDLIDSANTIKDLTNLQLKLQEYKVLDPACGSGNFLYIAYQELKRIEQLLLDKIKSKTKGNNQQFNLSFVTPNQFYGMDVNPFAVELAKVTLMIARKVAIDKFNLTEPALPLDSLDNNIICCDALFTDWVKVDAIIGNPPFLGGKKLRQELGDDYVEKVYQQFKEVKGQPDFCIYWFRKSHDNLATNIRVGLVATNSISQNVGRIASLDYIVNNNGYIYEAFAHQKWSGDAAVYVNIVNWCYEKPKEYYLNNKLVKQINSSLTNSVDVSQAQKLKNNKNLAFKGVSPCGKGFILTEKEAQKWINQNSIYKTVIKPFLDAKDLARNPHGKPSRWIIDFNNLTLEEASNYPLAFERVKKTIPEERKNNRNEKLKVNWWQYEGNRLNMRDVITPLSYYFAIPRHSKWFIFLPITVNNLPADSTVIVASDDFYILGILTSKIHRLWVKAQSSTLKGDTRYTNTTCFETFPFPFVCPPAPNSGGVIPEKVSTIGDLGAEKIVQQIRDKMIELHNYRTEQMERKSWGITQLYNAFFHEPSSKLYQLHQQLDKLVMKAYNFDENGDILEQLLTLNLAISEKEN, from the coding sequence ATGACAACTAATTCACAACAAAACCTTGAGAAATTTATTACTTTTTGTCAACAACACATTAAAGGGCAAGAAAGAAAAGAAGCTCAGATTTTTTTAGACAGATTTTTCCAAGGGTTTGGTTATGATGGTGCATTGGAAGCAGGGGCAAAATACGAAGAAGCCATTAAAAAGGGTAGCAAGAAGAAAAATACAGGATTTGCCGATTTAGTCTGGAAACCCAAGCTACTGATTGAGATGAAAAAGCGAGGGGAAGACCTTAGTAAACATTATGCCCAAGCCTTTGAATATTGGTCAAGGTTAGTACCTAATCGCCCTCGTTATGTGATACTGTGCAATTTTGATGAGTTTTGGATTTTTGATTTTAATTTACAATTAGATGAACCCGTTGATATAGTTAAGATTGAGGATTTAACCCACCGACAATCCGCCTTTAACTTCATGATGAGAGGGGATGTCAAATCTATCTTTAAAAATAATCAAGTTGACGTTACCGAAAAAGCAGGGCGACGACTAGGGGAGTTATTCCAAATCCTGCAACAAAGACTTAATTTTCGCCCCCCTACCCCCAATTCTGGGGGAGTAATAACAGAAAAAGTCACCACACTTGGGGATTTAGGGGTAAATCAAACCCTCAAAATTCAACGTTTCATTTTGCAATGTGTCTTAGCCATGTTTGCAGAAGATAGAGGATTGTTACCCCATAATCTCTTTATTCGTTGTGTGGAAGAATGCCTAGAGGGTGCTAGTAGTTATGATGTGTTGGGGGGTTTATTCCGTGAAATGAATAATCGGGGTGTCACTCCTGCGGGAAAATATCAAGGAGTCGAATATTTTAACGGTGGTTTATTTAGTATAGTAGATGCGATCGAACTTACCAAGCCTGAATTAGAGATATTGGCAACCGTTGCAAGGCAAGATTGGAGTAAAGTACGCCCTGCAATTTTTGGTAATATTTTTGAAGGTACAGTCAACGCCCAACAACGTCACAGTTATGGTATTCACTACACCTCTGAGGCGGATATTATGAAAATTGTGCGCCCCACCATTAGTAAGTATTGGGAAGATTTAATCGACAGTGCAAATACCATCAAAGATTTAACTAATTTACAACTTAAATTACAGGAATATAAAGTTTTAGATCCTGCTTGTGGTAGTGGAAATTTTCTCTATATTGCCTATCAAGAATTAAAAAGAATTGAGCAGTTATTATTAGATAAAATAAAAAGTAAAACTAAGGGCAATAATCAACAATTTAATCTCAGTTTTGTTACTCCTAATCAGTTTTATGGTATGGATGTTAACCCCTTCGCTGTGGAGTTGGCAAAGGTTACTTTAATGATAGCCCGAAAAGTTGCGATCGACAAATTTAATTTAACTGAACCTGCCTTACCTTTAGACAGTTTAGATAACAATATTATTTGTTGTGATGCCTTATTTACTGATTGGGTAAAAGTCGATGCTATTATCGGAAATCCTCCCTTTTTAGGTGGGAAAAAATTAAGACAAGAATTAGGAGATGATTATGTAGAAAAAGTTTATCAGCAATTTAAAGAAGTAAAAGGGCAACCTGATTTTTGCATTTATTGGTTTAGAAAAAGTCACGATAATTTAGCTACAAATATTAGAGTTGGATTAGTGGCAACTAATTCTATTTCTCAAAATGTTGGGCGTATTGCTAGTTTAGATTATATAGTCAATAATAATGGTTATATTTACGAGGCATTTGCTCACCAAAAATGGTCAGGTGATGCTGCCGTTTATGTTAATATCGTAAATTGGTGCTATGAAAAACCAAAGGAATATTATTTGAATAATAAATTAGTTAAACAGATAAATTCTTCTCTCACAAATTCTGTTGATGTCAGTCAAGCACAAAAATTAAAGAATAATAAAAATTTAGCTTTTAAGGGTGTTTCTCCTTGTGGCAAAGGTTTTATTCTTACGGAAAAAGAGGCACAAAAATGGATTAATCAAAATAGTATCTATAAAACAGTTATTAAGCCTTTTTTAGATGCAAAAGATTTAGCAAGAAATCCTCATGGAAAACCAAGTCGATGGATTATTGATTTTAATAATTTAACTTTAGAAGAAGCAAGTAACTATCCCTTAGCTTTTGAAAGAGTTAAAAAAACCATCCCTGAAGAAAGGAAAAATAATCGCAATGAAAAATTAAAAGTTAATTGGTGGCAGTATGAAGGAAATCGACTAAATATGAGAGATGTTATTACACCTTTATCTTATTATTTTGCTATTCCTAGACACTCTAAATGGTTTATTTTTCTTCCAATAACAGTTAATAATTTACCAGCAGATTCAACAGTTATTGTTGCATCAGATGATTTTTATATATTAGGTATTTTAACCTCAAAAATACATCGTCTTTGGGTTAAAGCTCAATCATCAACTTTAAAAGGAGATACAAGATATACTAATACCACTTGTTTTGAAACTTTCCCATTTCCTTTCGTATGCCCCCCTGCCCCCAATTCTGGGGGAGTAATACCAGAAAAAGTATCCACTATTGGGGATTTAGGGGCAGAAAAAATAGTGCAACAAATAAGGGATAAAATGATAGAATTACACAATTATCGCACTGAGCAAATGGAGAGAAAATCATGGGGAATTACTCAGTTATATAATGCGTTTTTTCATGAGCCTAGTAGTAAGTTATATCAACTTCATCAACAGTTAGATAAGTTAGTAATGAAGGCTTATAATTTTGATGAAAATGGAGATATTTTAGAGCAATTATTAACCTTAAATTTAGCTATTTCTGAAAAAGAAAATTAA
- a CDS encoding shikimate dehydrogenase encodes MKITGKTKLLGIIGNPIEHSMSPVFQNDAIASLNLDYIYVPFAVEKENLQELFNTFKAVKIRGFNVTIPHKENVLPFLDYITETAKIIGAVNTVWLTENHQWHGTNTDIDGFISPLKSLAKNWANITPLVLGNGGASRAVIVGCSELGCKEIKVIGRNLDKLKQFKASFANTTLKAEISIYTWDELTDLIPHSQLIVNTTPMGMYPHISQSPLTSSQAELICEDAIAYDLIYNPRPTLFLQQAEKQGAKIIDGSEMLVQQGAVAFEIWTHHPAPVTIMRESLLQILN; translated from the coding sequence ATGAAGATTACAGGTAAAACAAAATTATTAGGAATTATTGGTAATCCCATTGAACATTCAATGTCCCCAGTATTTCAAAATGATGCGATCGCATCTTTAAATTTAGATTATATTTATGTTCCTTTTGCTGTAGAAAAAGAAAATTTACAGGAATTATTTAATACTTTTAAAGCAGTAAAAATAAGAGGATTTAATGTAACTATTCCTCATAAAGAAAATGTTTTACCTTTTTTAGATTATATTACTGAAACAGCAAAAATTATTGGTGCGGTTAACACTGTGTGGTTGACAGAAAATCATCAATGGCACGGCACAAATACGGATATTGATGGGTTTATCTCTCCTTTAAAATCATTGGCTAAAAATTGGGCAAATATCACCCCTTTGGTGTTGGGTAACGGTGGTGCTAGTCGGGCGGTAATTGTGGGTTGCAGTGAGTTAGGATGCAAGGAAATTAAAGTTATTGGGCGTAATTTAGATAAATTAAAGCAATTTAAAGCTAGTTTTGCCAATACAACCCTTAAAGCCGAAATTTCAATTTATACTTGGGATGAGCTTACGGATTTAATCCCCCATAGTCAACTTATTGTTAATACCACTCCTATGGGAATGTATCCCCATATTTCTCAATCTCCCCTAACTTCCTCTCAAGCAGAGTTGATTTGTGAAGATGCGATCGCATATGATTTAATTTATAACCCTCGTCCGACTCTTTTCTTACAACAAGCAGAAAAACAAGGAGCAAAAATTATTGATGGTAGTGAAATGTTAGTACAACAAGGGGCAGTTGCTTTTGAAATTTGGACTCATCACCCCGCCCCCGTTACCATCATGAGGGAAAGTTTATTGCAGATTCTCAATTAA
- the cax gene encoding calcium/proton exchanger → MNKNLIFGILLIFIPISIAGHFLHWGEVVIFLSAALAIVPLAAFMGEATENIAVVVGPNLGGLLNATFGNATELILAFIALKSGFVQVVKATLTGSIIGNLLLVMGFAMFLGGLRFKEQNFQPATARLNASAMNLAVIAILLPTAVQYTSQGIPSTTMQTLSVAVAVVLISVYLLTLLFSMKTHSYLYDVGIAENETEEESESSHQPNIVFWIFILLIVTIGVAIESELLVDSLEEATADLGLPALFTGVIFLPIIGNAAEHATAVTVAIKNKMDLSVSVAVGSSLQIALFVAPVLVIIGWFIGQPMDLNFNPFELVAVAVSVLIANSISSDGNSNWLEGILLLATYVVIGLAFYFHPVIEGLA, encoded by the coding sequence ATGAATAAAAATTTAATTTTCGGTATTTTACTTATCTTTATTCCCATATCCATCGCTGGTCATTTTTTACATTGGGGAGAGGTTGTCATTTTTCTGAGTGCCGCCCTTGCCATTGTACCATTAGCGGCATTTATGGGAGAAGCTACGGAAAATATTGCGGTTGTCGTAGGACCTAATTTAGGAGGATTACTTAATGCTACTTTTGGTAACGCTACAGAATTAATTTTGGCTTTTATCGCTTTAAAAAGTGGTTTTGTGCAAGTAGTAAAAGCAACTTTGACAGGTTCGATAATTGGTAATTTACTATTAGTTATGGGATTTGCCATGTTTTTGGGAGGTTTACGTTTCAAAGAGCAAAATTTCCAACCAGCTACTGCCCGTTTAAATGCCTCTGCCATGAATTTAGCCGTTATCGCTATTTTACTGCCCACTGCGGTGCAATACACTTCTCAAGGTATTCCTAGCACCACGATGCAAACTCTTTCTGTGGCGGTAGCGGTAGTTTTGATTAGTGTTTATCTGTTGACTCTCCTTTTCTCTATGAAAACCCATTCCTATCTTTATGATGTTGGTATAGCAGAAAATGAAACGGAGGAAGAGTCAGAATCTTCTCATCAACCTAATATTGTATTTTGGATTTTTATCTTACTTATTGTTACAATTGGAGTTGCGATCGAATCTGAGTTATTAGTGGATTCGTTGGAAGAAGCTACCGCCGATTTAGGTTTACCTGCACTATTTACAGGGGTGATATTTTTACCCATTATTGGTAATGCCGCCGAACACGCTACGGCTGTAACTGTTGCGATTAAAAATAAAATGGATTTATCTGTCTCTGTGGCTGTAGGTTCAAGTTTACAAATTGCCTTATTTGTTGCCCCAGTTTTAGTAATTATAGGTTGGTTTATTGGGCAACCGATGGATTTAAACTTTAATCCCTTTGAATTGGTGGCAGTGGCAGTATCCGTATTAATTGCCAATTCTATTAGCTCTGATGGTAACTCTAATTGGTTAGAAGGTATCTTATTATTGGCTACCTATGTGGTAATCGGATTAGCTTTCTATTTTCACCCAGTCATTGAAGGATTAGCTTAA